The window ATCTGAAACGCCCATGACAAATCCGACACAACCATCTTTAAAGACAACCCGTTCTTGCCAGAATCCATTGCTTCTAAACACTGGAAGAATCTAGCAAAGAGGCTCTTTACACATTCCTTCACTTCAAGCTTGATTACTTCATCAGCAATCAACAATGGAGCATCATCATCTTCGGTTATCATATACTCAATCTGTTCCTGAGCAGATGCTTTAATGTCACACAAGGGCTGAGGTGGAGACGAGGTAGCGAACCTAAAACCAGACGAAAAGATTCCAGCAACAGCAGACGGATCGACCGGCTGTAAACGAGCAAGAACCGGCTCAGCTTCTGGTCCAATCATCGGTACAACCCTCAGCATCTCTTCCTCTTCACCTTCCTCCCAAGGAACAGCTTCCAAGTAGTTCACACAAGCGGTAACAATCAAAGGACAGTCAAGCTCCTTAGCAACGCAGAGAATCCCCAGCGCGCTTTTCACGTTGTGACATAACTGATCCTCAGGGACATCGTCAGAGACAACATAGAGAAGTCTTAAGAGATTGATGTGATGGTCATAGTCTGATTCTTGGCAAATGACTTCAACACAGTAACGTGAATCAAGAATCTTGCAAGTGGGCCATTTATCAGAGAGACGGTCTGCGAAGTATCTGCTTTTTTCGGTGAGGATCTTGGAGTGGCAATAGATCCAGTCGTCACGGCCTTCTTCGTTTCTTAGTCTAACGACTATGTCACTGGTGGATCTATCACCAAATGTATATGATGCCTCTGCTTGTTGATCATCCTgtccaaaaacaaaaatgaatacAAACACTTCAGCATCCACAAGCTATACACTCTCATTGTTTATTACTCACTCCGTTCCAAAAAGACCCatgtttttgaaacaaaaattggtttcaaaataatacattttttaatagtaaaatttaagtttcaaaaaaaaaagataattgtgtttattaaaattatattggttaaaaattgtgaaaataGCAAATTACAAAAAGTAATACATTAATAatcaatattaaatatattttattaatgtgtgaaaattctaaaatttaCATCCGGGAGTATGTATATACTTACAGGAGGCTCCATAGAGTAAAAAGCAGAGATCTTTCCTGTGAATTTGATGTTTATTTCAGCAGCTGAATAAGCAAACACAATGAAGAAGTGAGATCTAGCTAACACATTTAACCAAAAGTACAGAAAGCAAGAAGCTTTTCAATTACGAGCTCAGACCTAGAAATAGAAAGGCGTCAGCTTTATGATGTACCCTAAATGTTGAATCTTTTAGGATTCTCAGTTTGAGCTTCTTTGAGCCGTACGAGAGAGGATACAGCCTTTTTGATCTTGCAATCTACGAACCACACTGATATCATCCAGACTCTACTCGATCTCTCTATCTGTTTTTTCTTTGGTACAAAATCTTTTTCTATGCCTACTTGATGATGATGTGTCAGAGCTTCAGTGCTGGGCCTAAAGTGATAAACTTTGTTCGCATTCGGTTAAATTTTGCTGGGTCTCTTAGTGGGCTTTAAGGTCTAGTCAGGGCTCATTAGCaatgttttctttctttatgtAGTACTTTAAAGGGTTATAAATGTAATTTAGAGTAAAACTTTTATCCTGGACCTATGTTCTGAAGATTTGACAACCTTCTGTTAATGAAGTCAATGACAATGGAACATCTGAAAGGTATCTGCAATGATTATGATTTATAGAATAAAGTTTGATAACAGATTCTACTCTGATTTGTATCTAAGATGGAAGAAATTAAGAGTCAGACACTGAAACTTAGTGTATCCAATACTTGCCAAGTCAGCTATGTGTGTTCCCTAATCAAAGTGTTAAATGTTCATGGCATACAACTAACTCAGGATTCTCGCTTTGTAAGAATAGCTAAAGACTCGGACGTGAagaatgtttctcttctttaccAATGTACACCAGTCTAAACTAAACAACAACAACCGAGCGTTTACAGTCTACATATCAAACTGAAACAATGTACATGTTATACTGTATATTAAACACTAGATGAACCGAAAGCAACTGATAACTGATAAGCAAGGGATAGATATATTTGTTGAGTTGTCGCTCTTTCTTCTCACTGCTGCCCTAGTTTTTCCTGTCACAGTGAACCATTACAAAAACTCATGAGTGTAACCCTACAACTGAGCACAAGGTTCCATTCTATGCGGCTTTCAGAAAGCACATGAAAAATAATTAGGAGAAGAATCAATTTAGACAACAACCTGAAGCATCTGCATTAGCTTTGGATTCTGTTCCAGAAGCTCACACAGCTTCTCGCGGTTACTTAGTAGAGCCTGAAAAGGAGAGTTAAGGGATTAAGACGTAGTGACGCATGTTAAATGAAAATAGAGCATCATTACCAAGGATGTGGATAACAGACCTGGATGGTTTCTGGGGACTGCAAGTAATCATGTAATGACATTCCAGATTCTTGTCGCTGAGAAGTACCAGCCCCTTGCTGACCTTGAACAGCCTGTTGCTGTGGTTGCGGTTGCTGCACGTGAGAGATCTCTTGTTGTTGAGGTGGGTGATAGTAAGGCTGGACTTGCGGCTGTTGCATCATCTGCATCGGATGCAATGGAATCTGATACTGGTTTTGCAACGATATTCCTTGCTCTGATGGCTGAGATATCTGCATGGGTGGTCTAACATGCTGAGGAGGCTGCATAGGCCGTTGCAGCTGCATTGACGGCAGCTGTTGAGGAATCGAGTGTGGATTGAGTGACTGAGGAACCGGCAACATGTTCTGCTGCTGCTTATCACCTCCTTGGTGCATAGGATTACCATAGAATGGCCTACTATAACCAGATTGCATTAAATTGGGGGGAGGGTAAGAGGTCATTCCGGTACCTGGCTGAGGATCAATGCCTGGACcactttgttgttgttgttcggTGGTACCTGCACCTCCCTGATTGTATCCAAACGTCTGAACTGTAGATGTCCTTGGTGGAAGCGAAGCATAAGGGTTTGATGAGTATTGAGGAATTGCTGACGGATGCGGTGGCATGTGCCTGATGGGTCCTCCTCCTGAAGACGGTGTTCCACGACTAAACGGAGAGGATTGATTCGAAAGGGAATCAGAAGAATGTTGCATCACATGTGAGCTTGATGGAGGTGGCACTAAGGGCAAAGGAGGCTGGTTCGGTAGCATTTTCTGATCATAAACCCCACGACCACTGAAGCCACCCTGAATATGACCTGAATGTTGCTGCTGACTACTCTTTGAATAAAAGCCCTGAGGACCAACTCTAGGATCCATCAGATTCTGTCCTGAAGATCCTGGAATGTTGTTGTAACCAGGCACAAACCCAGGCTCGCTCTTCAGCGGAACCATCTTGTTTGTTTCGTCTGCCTGCTCAACAAATTTCCTGTCTGAAGATATGCTCGGTTCCCGGATCAATGACATCTCGGGTCGTGAAACTGATATCCTCGATGAATACTCGCTCTGAGCGTTCTCGTCAACGTTAGATGCCAATGGCGTGCCCATGTGGGAGAACTGACTACTCCCATTTGCATCACTCTCGGTTTCTTCAACGATGGAGTGAGGAGAGTTTTGTTCAACCATGACAGGAGCAGGCTG of the Brassica rapa cultivar Chiifu-401-42 chromosome A03, CAAS_Brap_v3.01, whole genome shotgun sequence genome contains:
- the LOC103859108 gene encoding BTB/POZ domain-containing protein At3g05675; protein product: MEPPDDQQAEASYTFGDRSTSDIVVRLRNEEGRDDWIYCHSKILTEKSRYFADRLSDKWPTCKILDSRYCVEVICQESDYDHHINLLRLLYVVSDDVPEDQLCHNVKSALGILCVAKELDCPLIVTACVNYLEAVPWEEGEEEEMLRVVPMIGPEAEPVLARLQPVDPSAVAGIFSSGFRFATSSPPQPLCDIKASAQEQIEYMITEDDDAPLLIADEVIKLEVKECVKSLFARFFQCLEAMDSGKNGLSLKMVVSDLSWAFQILTKMEMVRDFVVTWVDTSEKLVKVVQAMEAAAETVEIRVKVTEVTSKVVEAIGYGTVILPTVKRLQMVKLWLPFVRETKPLVDSAGSNQEEDKEEGVRCKIDGEIWQALESSFVSIILALPSSDQAEILTEWLSKNGVYPDLTEAFEVWCYRSKVAKRRLGLLGGEEDGKDMS